Genomic window (Kwoniella botswanensis chromosome 1, complete sequence):
GTACCATCCGCAAAAGGTCCAACTTCATCTAACAACACCCTTTTACCTTTTTTCAAACTTCTATCCATAGCGTCCCCATCAACAGTTTCTACTCCGTATACAGCTACTGAAGGAGCTGCAACTCGCTTGATATAAGATGATATACCAGCTatcatacctcctccacctactGCACCGAATATACCTGATATCTTATCTGCATCGCTTATCTGTCGACAGATCTCCATTGCGATGGTTCCCTGTCCAGCTACAACGTAAGGGTCATCGAAGGGAGGTATGAATGTTAGACCACCTTCTTTTTCTAATCTACTGCATTCAGCTTTGGCTTCGTCAAAATCCCTTCCATGAAGGACTACTTGAGCTCCTAGACGCTGGACGTTTCTCCATTTGATAGATGGGGTGGAGACTGGCATGACGACTGTTGCCGGGATATTGAGTGAATGTCCGGATAAGGCTACTCCTTGAGCATGATTTCCTACAGATGCAGACAAAGCATTATTACATCAATGCACTTCATCATGGGAGAACATGAGGGACTGGAAGTCAGGCACTCACCAGCACTACATGTCACtacacctttcttcttctcctcctcggTCAATGAAGCCATCATGTTATATGCACCCCTGATTTTGAACGAGAACACAGGATGGAGGTCTTCACGTTTCAGCCAGATCTAGAAGATTCATCATATTGATTAGCTATCTCAGCGATATGGTCAATCATGGAAGTTGCTACTTACCTCATTACCAAGTTTCGCAGAGAGGTTGACAGCATATGTCAGAGGCGTTTCTTTCAAATTCAGCGGAGCAGAGTATACTTTAGCTATATCCATGAACGATAACCTAATGGTCAGCTATACATCAATCTTCGAGTTATGTTGAAGATACTAGCTCAcacatcaagatcatcttgagataATCCGGTACTTTCTGTCCCTTCCCGTTTACCTTCAGATAATGATCCGGTAATTTCTCGTACAGATGTGAAGGTATATCCTCGTTATCATCATGTTTGGCCGACGTCGGGGGAAAAGGTGCCGAAGATGTGTATTCCATATAGGATGGTGGTGATTTGGAGAATGaatgtgaagatgatgaagggagGTTACCGTTGGTTTTGGTAGGTATCGCCAGGCTACATGAGGTGGATGTCGTCAGTATGACACGTATGAACTGAGATTGTACGACTGACCCGGTGGTAGCTACCATTTTGTATGACTAGCGCTGTGGGCTCGTCAATGCCAGTTGCAAGGCTGTAGAGGGGAGGGGTTGACTATTTGATATGATGCTCCGTGCTATAATGTTGTCAACTTGGTTTGCATCcaacttttgacttttcccTGGTACGAGTCGAGCCAGAGATCCTGGCTGGAGATGTGGGGGGAGGAGTATTACGTAATATAAACCCTTGGCAATTTCAGCTCTAGCTTGACTTGCATCATCATAGAGTACATAGTCAGTCCGCGCAGTCCCCTCgtccatccatctatccatcgGTTCATTCATATCTTGACACATCTAGCTGTATAGgcatcagcagcagcacGAGGGCCCATAGCGTCCCCTCACGAGTGCTTGTTATCTAACTATCATCATGTCGACCTCAGCATCCGCTGCTCCAAGTCCGAAAGGGGTCCATTACAATACCTCTCTCACAGCCGCTTTACTCCGAGGTGCTTGGGCAGAATCAAATCCGGGTCATGCACCCAACAAGACTGAGCTGAGCTGGGGTGAACTAGTAAGAAAGTGGGGGAAACATACCGGTGGTAGTGAGTAGACATGTCCATGCAGTGTATATCTCTTGGCAGCTAAATCGATAGATATCGAAATCTTGACTATCCAGCTAACAATCTTGAACCCGATATAGATACCTCTTTgatacatcttcttcgcGATATATCACTACTATACCTCTCCTCAACCTCTCActctaccacctcatcctcgGGCTATCTCACAGTGTCCTCCACACAAGCCGGTTCATCCGTAATTAACGAAGCGCCAGGATCAAGTAATTCATCCAATGATTCGGCCGGTACAGCCAATACAGGATCTCACTCATCTTTCGTACATATCCCACACCCACACTTACGACATCGTAAGAAAGCTTCGCTGGATATTCCAGAtgcctcttcttcgtcgatcACAGGAAGTGGAACAAGTACGATACGTCCATCGGATGTTGGAACTTCGTCTAAAGCGAGCTATCTCAGTTCGGGTGATttagatggtgatgagacgGATGATACAAGAGGGTGGGCGGAAGGGAACTTGTGGTGGAATGGGGTCAGTCCTGAGGGTGTAGAGGAAGTCAAAGAGGGCACAAAGAGCTTGGAAGGTTTGATAACAAGCGGGAAATTGTCCAGCGCTGAGACTACCGTGAGCTACCTTGTTCCTTCCACGCACGTGTATTTGCTGATATCGTCAATATAGTCTGCAAAATTCATCTTGGCATATCATCTGCATGCTCTTGGGTCTCACGAGGATGTACTGAAGATATATGAAGGTATAGATTGGAGTAGTGAAAATCGATTTGGAGCGGTACAAGGTGATTCTGCTGTCTTGGAGAGGATACGCGCAAGATGTCTACAAGGTATGTCGCCGATTTTCAATTCAGGTGTATGCCGCTCTAATATACCTACTTCCTTAGGACTGTCCTATGAATTAGCACAGAATCCAGATTATCAGAAATCCATACAGTCTTACCTCCTTACAATACCCCTGTTACAATCCTTATCTTCATATAACTTACCAACACCAACTTACCTCTCCAACCAAACATCACCCAAAGCGACTTTTGATCCCCAGCGCGAAGTATATCGCTGGATATCTACGGCCTTAACACGTGCTGCTGTTCTCTCAGCTCGACAGCCTCATTCAACTACTCAAGACTCTCAAAATACTTTACGGATCTTACGTACGTACCACGCTTTCAGCTCTTCGTGGCCTCCAAGCTTCCGCCCAATACAAAGGCAACGAATGCTGTCTCTTTACCTCAGAGCGTTGGAATCCtcttatccttctcctcgCCAACCTCCTTCGGAATCACCGCTCCTCTATTCCACCATCGTACCATCGACTACATCTGCTCGTGCATTGTGGACAAAAGAGGTGATCGAGGCCATCCATCAAGGACGCACATTACTCCAATCTACCACGTCATTCCCGAGAGCAGGATCGATAAATCGCCCTGTAACTGAATTTAGCGAATTGGCTGTAAGCTTATACAGTAAATCCGCTGAATTGGGCAGAGAGGTCATATCGGTATTATGGTGGTCTATGACTTTGACATTCCAATCTCAGACTATTCTACGACACCTCACACATTTATTAGCGGATATAGGAGATTCGCTGGATGCTAAAAGGGTGTTTGAGCTGTATGTCCAGTTGGTACTGAAGGCGAGAGAGACTCAACAACCTGAAGTGTCCTTGCAACTCAAACGAAGACCTACCAATGAAGATGCAGCTTCGCCTGAACAGATAAAGAAACAGTTGGAAGGTTCCAATACGTCTGAAGAACAAAAGGGCCAGATTGGAGCTGAAAGTGAGATTGATAGTGATAAGCAATTCATCGAGACTCTCTTAGCTGGTGCGAGGCTCTTAGCGAGAGATCTGGGTGAGATCGAAGATGCTTGGAGATATGTGGTCTTAGCTGGCGATGTTCTTAATACGACTGGGGGGATCGAAATTGGTGTGACGGATGAGTTGAAAGCTAGGATCGAAGAAGCCAAAGGTATAGTAAGAATGGGGTTAGCAGTGCACACCGCCGACACAATCGAGAGACCCACGTACCAAGCTCAAGCTATCAATCACTTGACAGCTGCTATCGatctcttcccttcttcttccggCTACTATCATTTGGCTCATTGTCAATCGGAAGCTCGATCGATCGACGCTGCGACTCAAAGTATACGTTCGTCACTCGAGATGGACCCTACCAATGTCCAAGCGTGGCATCTGTTGGCGTTATTATTGACCGCTAGGAGGGATTGGGAAGGTGCGCTCAAGGCTTGCGAAGCTGGAATAAGCGTGTGggaagcggatgaagagatctCATCGAGTCAAGAGGATTTAGTAGGTGAGAATGAAGTTGAATCGAGGGATTTCGCGGTACAACCTCCTACACCGACCAACCCTTCTTCCACTACTGGCCATGGGAACGGTACAGCGGCAAGCTCACTTATCAATGAAGATGGGTCTTTCCCTCATTTATCCATTTCTCCACCTAAAGTGACACCATTGAGTAAATCAGCAAGGTTAGAACATGTTATCAGACTTCGAATGACCCTGAATGTGATCATAGAGAAAATCCAAGGACCAGAATTAGCGATGTTGAAACAGCAGGAATTGttcgctttcttctctgctaGATCGGggaagaacagaaagaaacTAGGATATTCGACTGGATTTGGGAAatcgaatgggatgaaatcTGTGGCTAGCTCTAGTAGTCTGACCGCTCTGCCAGGTACGGAAGGTGAGAAAGTGGAGGATTTGGGTGGGAGCTTTGTCAGTGTGGGAGtgaatgatggtggtgttgtCTCTGGTGAGTGTGACGTGTGTCTTATGTTCATCGGTCTGTCGATATGCGGTTAACAGTATTTGTTTGTACTACCTAGTTCAACCTCCAACACCCATGACTGAGAAACCTCAGCCAAACGCTATTTCCCTTGCTCCGCCAATTTCTGAGAAACCACCAATAACGGTTCAATCACCCTCACCATCCCCTTcacccactcccactcctCAACTTAGTAATGCCGGTGCGCTAGTCATCCCTGAAGGGGAAGACGGAAAGTCCCGAAGGAGAAGTCTTTCTGTTCGATCAAAGAAACATCTACATGTACCTGGTCAAGGACAAGCTCAAGTACAGGGTACAACTCAGCCAATTTCCGCACCTGTGTCTAGACCAAGTAGTATAAGGAGATTATCATCCACTTCACCCACGATTCAACAGCAGGGTGTCAGGGAGAGATCGGCTTCGGCAGCTCAGTCATTAGCACCTACTGCtattcattctcattttAGGAACTATGCTCCATCCTCTCGAACGAtcttacctcctcctccacctatccAACAGCCCACTATGGAAGAACATGGACGTACGCCCGCTGAATCTAGGATACTGTCGAATCTGTGGTTGATGTCTGCAGCGACGTTCAGACGATGGGGTAAACTCGAGCAGTGTCTGGTGGCtatcgaagaagctgaggTTTTAGATCCTGAGAATCCAGATGTTTGG
Coding sequences:
- a CDS encoding threonine ammonia-lyase, biosynthetic is translated as MVATTGLAIPTKTNGNLPSSSSHSFSKSPPSYMEYTSSAPFPPTSAKHDDNEDIPSHLYEKLPDHYLKVNGKGQKVPDYLKMILMSKVYSAPLNLKETPLTYAVNLSAKLGNEIWLKREDLHPVFSFKIRGAYNMMASLTEEEKKKGVVTCSAGNHAQGVALSGHSLNIPATVVMPVSTPSIKWRNVQRLGAQVVLHGRDFDEAKAECSRLEKEGGLTFIPPFDDPYVVAGQGTIAMEICRQISDADKISGIFGAVGGGGMIAGISSYIKRVAAPSVAVYGVETVDGDAMDRSLKKGKRVLLDEVGPFADGTAVRIVGEEPFRVCKENLDGVVLVNNDEICAAIKDVFEETRSIPEPSGALALAGLKAHISRNNLVGANKRFVSVVSGGNMNFGRLRFVAERAEIGERREVLISIRVAEKPGSFLKFHSLLGDRAVTEFTYRYSSPSTGYIICSFILSCASSSATGPTPEARQKEINELFEKFKQEGIEATDLSEDEFSKSHVRHLVGGRSGVEDERLFRFEFPERPGALGNFLKGMKSDWNISMFHYRNHGADVGKVLIGIQVPKNSYDAFGEFLNDLGYVYVEETQNPAYTSLLRTQA